CGTTCGATCTCAGGACCATGCTCGACGAGCGCAAGATTCTTATAATTAATCTCTCGAAGGGCAAAATCGGCGAGGGAAACGCGAACCTGCTTGGCAGCATGATCATCACGAAGCTCTATCTTGCGGCGCTCTCGAGGGCGGATATAGCGGATCGCGAGATGACGAAGCTCCCCAATTTCTATCTCTATGTTGATGAGTTTCAGTCGTTTGCGAACGAGAGCTTTGCGGATATTCTCTCCGAGGCGCGCAAGTACAAGCTGAACCTCACCATGGCGCACCAGTATGTGGAGCAGATGAGCGAGGAGGTGCGGGCGGCGGTGTTCGGCAATGTGGGCACGATGATCGTGTTCCGCATCGGCGCCTTTGACGCCGAGGTGCTCGAGAAAGAGTTTGCGCCGCAGTTTACGGCAGAAGACTTGGTAAACCTCGGCTTCGCGCAGATTTATCTCCGGCTGATGATCGATGGTGTATCGTCGCAGCCGTTCTCTGCGGTCACTTTGCCGCCGATCGCGCCGCCGGAGCACTCTCTGCGGGAGCAGGTGATCGAGAATTCGCGCGCGCAGTTTGCGCGGCCGCGCTCTGGAGTTGAGGCCGAAGTGCGCGAGCGCTACGAGGGCCAGCAGCGGGATCGCGAGCGCGTAGCAGCGGAGCAGTCCGGGCGTGCGCGAGCGGAGAACGTCGGCGCGGGGGAGCGCTCCGAGCGGCCGCAGGGGGGCGGACGCGGGTTTGAGGGCGGCGCGACACGGCGAGCGGTACGTATGTCTCATGACCGACCTCCGACATATGCCCGCAGCGCTCGCGAGGAGTACCGTTTGCCGACGCGTCGTGCTCCAGACGCCGTATATTCGCGGGATAGCGGCGAAGAACCGCGGCATGAGAGAGTTGGCGAGAGAGAGCGAACACCACAGGGCGAGCCGCCGGGCGGCGAGCGGAGAGCGACTTTGCAGCTGGAGCGTGAGGCGTCGCAGGACTTTTCTCGTGAGTCACACCAGAGCGATCGCCCTCGGCAGCCGCATGGCGAGCCGTTTCGTGAGGTGCGGGATGAGAGGCAGCGCACCGCGCGCGAGGAGAGTTCCTCGCCGCGCGCTCCCGTGCGCGGCGACGGACGTCCCCGAGAATATCGACCGTCTGAGCACCGAGAAGAACCGGAGGCGCACCGTCCCTTCTCCGGCGCGCTTCGCGACGCGCTGCGGCGCGCGCAGGAGCGAGAGGTGCCTCAACAAGGTGGCGACGCGCGGCGCGGCGAGGCCGAGCAGGGTCCTTCCGTCAGGATGCGTGAAGATGGTATGCATCGCGATCGCGTCCAGCACCTTCCGCGGAAGGTGCTGGACGATCGCGTGGCCGGAGCTCCGGCCACGGCACTGGGTAATATATCACCGCCGACGCACCCCATCACCCCCCGTTTTGACCGCTCGGCACGGCCCGAGACGCTCTCAGGCCTGCGTGATGCGCTCGCAAAGGCGACGGGGAGTAGCAGCGCGCGAGAGCCGAGCGCGGGCTCGAGCGCCCCAAGCGTCGAGAAAGAATCGATGCGCGAGCAGGATCA
The bacterium DNA segment above includes these coding regions:
- a CDS encoding type IV secretion system DNA-binding domain-containing protein, yielding MVHAINFNEERVTHFAKTDARGKHIPFGIKAKDRTRHVYVIGKTGMGKSTLLENMAVQDIKNGEGFAFVDPHGKSADLLLDYIPPERVKDVLYFAPFDLEYPIAFNVMEDVGYDKRHLVVSGLMAAFKKIWVDVWSARMEYILQNTLLALLEYPGATLLDVNRMYTDKRFREKVVGSHGSVREDRVEGMVKDPLVKSFWLDEYATYTDRYTQEATPAIQNKIGQFTGNPLIRNIVGQSTSTFDLRTMLDERKILIINLSKGKIGEGNANLLGSMIITKLYLAALSRADIADREMTKLPNFYLYVDEFQSFANESFADILSEARKYKLNLTMAHQYVEQMSEEVRAAVFGNVGTMIVFRIGAFDAEVLEKEFAPQFTAEDLVNLGFAQIYLRLMIDGVSSQPFSAVTLPPIAPPEHSLREQVIENSRAQFARPRSGVEAEVRERYEGQQRDRERVAAEQSGRARAENVGAGERSERPQGGGRGFEGGATRRAVRMSHDRPPTYARSAREEYRLPTRRAPDAVYSRDSGEEPRHERVGERERTPQGEPPGGERRATLQLEREASQDFSRESHQSDRPRQPHGEPFREVRDERQRTAREESSSPRAPVRGDGRPREYRPSEHREEPEAHRPFSGALRDALRRAQEREVPQQGGDARRGEAEQGPSVRMREDGMHRDRVQHLPRKVLDDRVAGAPATALGNISPPTHPITPRFDRSARPETLSGLRDALAKATGSSSAREPSAGSSAPSVEKESMREQDQKSERKEEQKREEPPQTRVPSEIPEEELKKILDVGK